In Vogesella indigofera, a single window of DNA contains:
- the hemL gene encoding glutamate-1-semialdehyde 2,1-aminomutase, with amino-acid sequence MSRNLELFERGKQVIPGGVNSPVRAFGQVGGTPRFVKRAEGAYFWDADDKQYLDYVGSWGPAILGHAHPEVVKAVQDAAVGGLSFGAPTEGEVEIAEEICKLLPSVEQVRLVSSGTEATMTAIRLARGFTGRDLIVKFEGCYHGHSDSLLVKAGSGLLTFGNPSSGGVPADCTKHTLVLQYNDVQQLADTFKELGDKIAGVILEPIAGNMNLIKPSAEFVQALRALTEQYGAVLIYDEVMTGFRVALGCAQGLHGITPDLTTLGKVVGGGMPLAAFGGRADIMGKIAPLGNVYQAGTLSGNPLSVAAGLATLRLIQQPGFHDTLGRRSARLAAGLADAARDAGIAMTTDSVGGMFGFYFSDTVPASYAEATRCDITRFKAFFHAMLDEGVYLAPSAYEAGFISIAHTDELVEQTISAARRALSRV; translated from the coding sequence ATGTCCCGCAATCTCGAACTGTTTGAACGTGGCAAGCAAGTGATCCCCGGCGGCGTCAATTCGCCGGTGCGTGCCTTTGGCCAGGTCGGCGGTACGCCGCGCTTCGTCAAGCGCGCCGAGGGCGCCTATTTCTGGGATGCCGACGACAAGCAGTACCTGGACTACGTCGGCAGCTGGGGCCCGGCCATTCTCGGCCACGCCCATCCCGAGGTGGTGAAGGCGGTGCAGGATGCGGCCGTCGGCGGCCTGTCCTTCGGTGCGCCGACCGAGGGCGAGGTCGAGATCGCCGAGGAAATCTGCAAGCTGCTGCCGTCGGTGGAGCAGGTGCGGCTGGTGTCCTCCGGCACCGAGGCGACGATGACGGCGATTCGCCTCGCGCGCGGCTTTACCGGCCGCGACCTGATCGTGAAGTTCGAGGGCTGCTACCACGGCCACTCCGACAGCCTGCTGGTCAAGGCCGGCTCCGGCCTGCTGACCTTCGGCAACCCGTCCTCCGGCGGCGTGCCGGCCGACTGCACCAAGCACACGCTGGTGCTGCAGTACAACGACGTGCAGCAGCTGGCCGACACCTTCAAGGAGCTGGGCGACAAGATCGCCGGCGTGATCCTGGAGCCGATCGCCGGCAACATGAACCTGATCAAGCCGTCGGCCGAGTTCGTGCAGGCACTGCGCGCGCTGACCGAGCAGTACGGCGCGGTGCTGATTTACGACGAGGTGATGACCGGCTTCCGCGTGGCGCTGGGCTGCGCGCAGGGCCTGCACGGCATCACGCCGGACCTGACCACGCTGGGCAAGGTGGTCGGCGGCGGCATGCCGCTGGCGGCCTTCGGCGGCCGCGCCGACATCATGGGCAAGATCGCGCCGCTGGGGAATGTGTACCAGGCCGGCACGCTGTCCGGTAACCCGCTGTCGGTGGCCGCCGGTCTCGCGACCTTGCGCCTGATTCAGCAGCCGGGCTTCCACGACACCCTCGGCCGCCGCAGCGCGCGCCTGGCCGCCGGCCTCGCCGACGCCGCGCGCGACGCCGGTATCGCCATGACCACCGACAGCGTCGGCGGCATGTTCGGCTTCTACTTCAGCGACACGGTGCCGGCCAGCTACGCCGAGGCGACGCGTTGCGACATCACCCGCTTCAAGGCCTTCTTCCACGCGATGCTGGACGAGGGCGTGTACCTGGCGCCGTCGGCCTACGAGGCCGGTTTCATCTCCATCGCCCACACCGACGAGCTGGTCGAGCAGACCATCTCCGCCGCACGCCGTGCGCTGAGCCGCGTATAA
- a CDS encoding thioredoxin family protein — protein sequence MPYVATYPAAAPERASLDASTGTLLLEFGVDWCPHCQAAQPAIAQALAAQPALTHIKVEDGAGRRLGRSFRVKLWPTLILLRDGVEVGRVVRPLTVDEVAPLLAP from the coding sequence ATGCCCTACGTTGCCACTTACCCCGCCGCCGCACCCGAGCGCGCCAGTCTCGACGCCAGCACCGGTACGCTGCTGCTGGAGTTCGGCGTCGACTGGTGCCCGCACTGCCAGGCGGCGCAGCCGGCGATCGCGCAGGCGCTGGCGGCGCAGCCGGCGCTGACCCACATCAAGGTGGAGGACGGTGCCGGGCGGCGGCTGGGGCGCAGCTTCCGCGTCAAGCTGTGGCCGACGCTGATCCTGCTGCGCGACGGGGTGGAGGTCGGACGCGTGGTGCGACCGCTGACGGTGGACGAGGTGGCGCCGCTGCTGGCGCCGTGA
- a CDS encoding CYTH domain-containing protein, which translates to MAVEIERRFKVNGDAWRGLAEGVRYRQGYLSVEKERTVRVRVVGDQAWLTLKGQISDISRHEFEYLIPVAEAQTIMDAMCPMVVDKLRYRIDFGGFVWEVDEFFGANAGLVLAEIELPSEDTAFDKPAWIGEEVTFDGRFTNAYLSKHPFGSW; encoded by the coding sequence ATGGCAGTGGAAATTGAACGCCGCTTCAAGGTAAACGGTGACGCCTGGCGCGGTCTGGCCGAGGGCGTGCGCTACCGTCAGGGCTACCTGTCGGTGGAAAAGGAACGCACCGTGCGCGTGCGCGTGGTCGGCGACCAGGCGTGGCTGACGCTGAAAGGCCAGATCAGCGACATCAGCCGCCACGAGTTCGAATACCTGATCCCGGTGGCGGAGGCGCAGACCATCATGGATGCGATGTGCCCGATGGTGGTGGACAAGCTGCGCTACCGCATCGACTTCGGCGGCTTTGTGTGGGAGGTGGACGAGTTCTTCGGCGCCAACGCCGGGCTGGTGCTGGCGGAGATCGAGCTGCCGTCGGAAGACACCGCCTTCGACAAGCCGGCATGGATCGGCGAGGAAGTGACTTTTGATGGCCGCTTTACCAACGCTTATCTGTCGAAGCATCCGTTTGGGTCGTGGTAA
- a CDS encoding DVU_2496 family lipoprotein has protein sequence MIKLLLPLALAALLTGCQQDCDGHVYVLAQGLAAGDSVPGKMSPAQLPAGFPRGQLSSDGSYAGRKAYCNVTAARSDYVDSARAGRIAVPGAWSVWQTDARWPDDVHPYRPADWRLKAPARLVKEMEKHNGSGN, from the coding sequence TTGATCAAGCTCCTGCTTCCCCTCGCGCTGGCCGCGCTGCTGACCGGCTGCCAGCAAGACTGCGACGGTCACGTCTACGTGCTGGCCCAGGGTCTGGCCGCCGGCGACAGCGTGCCCGGCAAGATGAGCCCGGCCCAGCTGCCGGCCGGCTTCCCGCGCGGCCAGTTGTCGTCCGATGGTTCCTACGCCGGGCGCAAAGCCTATTGCAACGTCACCGCCGCGCGCAGCGACTACGTCGACAGCGCCCGTGCCGGTCGCATCGCCGTGCCCGGCGCCTGGTCGGTATGGCAGACCGACGCGCGCTGGCCGGACGACGTGCACCCCTATCGCCCCGCGGACTGGCGCCTGAAGGCACCGGCCCGCCTCGTCAAGGAAATGGAAAAACACAATGGCAGTGGAAATTGA
- a CDS encoding CopD family protein, translated as MTYLYLKAFHLFFVVSWFAGLFYLPRLYVNLALAEPGKEYDRLLLMAFKLFRFMTPLAVLALALGLLLWLGYGVSGGWLHAKLALVAVLVGYHGYCYRLLQDFVQQRNRRSHVWFRFFNEVPVLLLLAVLILVVVKPF; from the coding sequence ATGACCTACCTCTATCTCAAGGCCTTCCACCTGTTCTTCGTGGTGTCCTGGTTCGCCGGCCTGTTCTACCTGCCCCGGTTGTACGTTAACCTGGCGCTGGCCGAGCCGGGCAAGGAATACGACCGCCTGCTGCTGATGGCGTTCAAGCTGTTCCGCTTCATGACGCCGCTGGCGGTGCTGGCGCTGGCGCTCGGCCTGCTGCTGTGGCTGGGCTATGGCGTTAGCGGCGGCTGGCTGCACGCCAAGCTGGCGCTGGTGGCGGTACTGGTCGGCTACCACGGCTACTGCTACCGGCTGCTGCAGGACTTCGTGCAGCAGCGCAATCGCCGGAGCCACGTCTGGTTCCGATTCTTCAACGAAGTACCGGTACTGCTGCTGCTGGCAGTGCTGATCCTGGTGGTGGTGAAACCGTTTTGA